In Entomomonas moraniae, one DNA window encodes the following:
- a CDS encoding PqiB family protein yields the protein MSELENVKKSKESNFSIIWLLPIIALAITFWLGFQAYQNKGTTITVEFDNGSGIQANKTNVMYKGISVGKVTDLTLDKKTRNVIAIIEIEKEAVPYLGKQSMFWLVSPKVSLAGVTGLETIVSGVYISVEPIDGPTGRQFTALKEAPSLLDNAPGLHLTLKADKLGSLDKGSPIYYKQLQVGEVINYQLAKDKKTVNINILVNKPYENLVNNHTRFWNASGLTITGGFSGFKVHADSLVSLVSGGIAFDTPEHQDSDKNNTLTPNSPFKLYSDYVAAQSGIKVELKLTELAGLTEGKTLVMNQGVQVGILRKMKIDKDYTGAIAELSMDPRTEDLLTTDTEFWVVKPSISLTGISGLETLLRGNYIEVRFSKKGEPSRDFTIRHKAPPLNIDAPGLHLILKTQQLGSLDVGSPILFKQLKVGSVQSYQLSRNKQKVILGIHIEPEYANLVNESTRFWNVSGITIKGGLSGIEVKSDSIMTLLAGGIAFDTPDTKAKAIAGVKAFVLYPNEDKAKTEGVSITLKLDNSDGITEGTSINVRGLEIGTIEEVYLTKDLSGVIAKAKITTGKDIILRNNSIFWVVKPELGLLKTANLGTLITGTYLEVLPGTTNAPKQSTFNVRQSPPVAAEQKGEAGLHIVLTAPRKGSLNIGVPVTYREITVGKVTNFKLSPQADMVFIDLLIEPKYAPLVRDNSQFWLSSGIGIEAGIFKGVKVRAESLETIMAGGISFATPENIGRQATKGKFFILHSEAKEYWLKWSPRIPLKN from the coding sequence ATGTCAGAATTAGAGAATGTAAAAAAATCAAAAGAAAGTAATTTTTCTATTATCTGGTTGCTACCGATTATTGCTCTGGCTATTACTTTTTGGTTAGGTTTTCAAGCTTATCAAAATAAAGGGACTACTATTACAGTTGAGTTCGATAATGGCAGTGGTATTCAAGCCAATAAAACCAATGTCATGTATAAGGGAATTTCAGTTGGTAAAGTTACAGACTTAACCCTTGATAAAAAAACACGCAACGTCATTGCTATAATAGAAATAGAAAAAGAAGCTGTTCCTTATCTGGGTAAACAGTCAATGTTTTGGTTAGTAAGCCCAAAAGTGTCGTTGGCTGGAGTTACAGGATTAGAAACTATTGTTTCAGGCGTTTATATTTCTGTTGAACCAATCGATGGCCCCACTGGTCGACAATTTACAGCCTTAAAAGAGGCACCTTCTCTACTAGATAATGCACCAGGATTACATCTCACGCTAAAAGCAGACAAGCTAGGATCTCTTGACAAAGGTAGCCCTATTTACTACAAACAACTACAAGTGGGCGAAGTCATTAATTACCAATTAGCCAAAGATAAAAAGACTGTTAATATCAACATCTTGGTTAATAAGCCTTACGAAAACTTAGTCAATAATCATACGCGTTTTTGGAATGCTAGTGGGCTCACCATAACAGGCGGTTTTTCTGGCTTTAAAGTTCATGCCGATTCATTGGTTAGCCTTGTTTCTGGAGGTATTGCATTTGATACACCTGAACACCAAGACTCAGATAAAAATAATACCCTTACTCCCAACAGCCCATTTAAACTCTATAGTGACTACGTAGCTGCACAATCGGGTATAAAAGTAGAGTTAAAACTAACAGAGTTAGCAGGCTTAACAGAGGGTAAAACTCTTGTTATGAATCAAGGTGTACAAGTTGGTATTTTACGTAAAATGAAAATTGATAAAGATTATACAGGCGCTATCGCTGAATTGAGCATGGACCCCCGTACAGAAGACTTACTCACAACAGATACTGAGTTTTGGGTTGTTAAACCTTCTATTTCTTTAACAGGCATTTCTGGCTTAGAAACCCTTCTACGAGGAAATTATATCGAGGTTAGATTCTCCAAAAAAGGAGAACCCTCACGAGACTTTACGATTCGACATAAAGCCCCACCATTGAATATTGATGCACCTGGCTTACACCTTATTTTAAAAACCCAACAGCTCGGCTCATTAGATGTGGGTAGCCCCATACTCTTTAAACAGCTAAAAGTCGGCTCTGTACAAAGTTATCAACTTTCACGCAATAAACAAAAAGTTATTTTAGGAATTCATATCGAACCTGAATATGCCAACCTTGTTAATGAATCGACACGTTTTTGGAATGTAAGTGGTATTACTATTAAAGGTGGTCTCTCAGGAATCGAAGTAAAAAGCGACTCCATTATGACATTACTTGCGGGGGGTATTGCTTTTGATACTCCTGATACCAAAGCAAAAGCTATAGCAGGTGTCAAAGCATTTGTACTTTATCCTAATGAAGACAAAGCTAAAACAGAAGGTGTATCTATTACATTAAAACTAGATAATTCAGACGGAATTACAGAAGGAACATCTATTAATGTGCGAGGATTAGAAATCGGTACCATTGAAGAAGTCTATTTAACCAAAGATCTATCTGGTGTTATTGCTAAAGCCAAAATTACTACAGGTAAAGACATCATACTGCGCAATAATAGTATATTCTGGGTCGTTAAGCCTGAGCTTGGTTTATTAAAAACAGCTAATCTTGGAACATTAATTACCGGAACTTATCTTGAAGTTCTTCCAGGTACAACCAATGCGCCTAAACAATCAACCTTTAATGTACGCCAGTCTCCTCCTGTTGCGGCTGAACAAAAGGGCGAAGCAGGATTACATATTGTTCTAACAGCCCCCCGAAAAGGTTCACTAAACATTGGTGTCCCTGTCACTTATAGAGAAATTACTGTAGGAAAAGTGACTAATTTTAAACTATCTCCTCAAGCAGATATGGTTTTCATCGATCTTCTGATTGAACCTAAATATGCCCCACTGGTAAGAGATAACTCTCAATTTTGGTTAAGCAGTGGCATCGGCATCGAGGCAGGTATTTTTAAAGGTGTAAAAGTAAGGGCAGAGTCACTTGAAACTATTATGGCGGGTGGAATTTCCTTTGCGACCCCTGAAAACATAGGAAGGCAAGCAACAAAAGGTAAGTTCTTTATCCTTCATAGTGAGGCAAAAGAATATTGGTTAAAATGGTCACCTAGAATACCATTAAAAAATTAA
- a CDS encoding CHAP domain-containing protein, giving the protein MSIKKGMLAWIISSLIFAVVIIFLVSFKVNINYTKEIGQVVDSFNGVNVYFNGAIGHVSGRNLAKDSYNLGLKHQCVEFVKRYYYEHLQHKMPNTYGHAKDFFDVTVPSGALNLQRDLLQFSNGTVKPVVNDILVINRSLLNPYGHVAIVSQVNEDQFEIIQQNPGPFGKSREVIDLKKVDQGWFIDKPNVLGLLRLP; this is encoded by the coding sequence ATGAGCATCAAGAAAGGAATGCTTGCTTGGATTATTAGTAGTTTGATATTCGCTGTTGTCATTATTTTTCTAGTAAGTTTTAAAGTTAATATAAACTATACTAAAGAAATAGGGCAGGTAGTTGATAGCTTTAACGGTGTTAATGTTTATTTTAATGGCGCAATAGGGCATGTTTCTGGGCGTAACTTGGCAAAAGATAGCTATAATTTAGGTTTAAAGCATCAATGTGTAGAGTTTGTTAAGCGTTATTACTATGAGCATCTTCAACATAAAATGCCTAATACTTATGGACATGCGAAAGACTTTTTTGATGTAACAGTTCCCTCAGGAGCATTGAACCTACAAAGAGATTTATTACAGTTTAGTAATGGTACTGTGAAGCCTGTAGTAAATGATATTTTGGTAATTAACCGAAGTTTGTTAAATCCTTATGGACATGTGGCTATTGTCTCTCAAGTCAATGAAGATCAATTTGAAATTATCCAACAAAATCCAGGACCTTTTGGCAAGAGTCGAGAGGTAATTGACTTGAAAAAGGTGGATCAAGGATGGTTTATTGATAAGCCCAATGTTTTGGGCTTATTGCGGTTACCTTAA
- the speD gene encoding adenosylmethionine decarboxylase has product MNNKLKLYGFNNLTKTLSFNIYDISYAKTLEDQQAYIRYIDEVYDAERLTQILTEVVDIIGANILNIARQDYDPQGASVTILISEQPITHTDIDYDTESPGPLRDTILAHLDKSHITVHTYPEMHPDNGIATFRVDIDVSTCGVISPLKALNYLIHQFDSDIVTVDYRVRGFTRDIEGKKLFIDHEINSIQNFLSEDTKQDYQMMDVNVYQENLFHTKMLLKDFVLDNYLFGHATNNLSIEQREEVSTNLHQEMLEIFYGRNIPKPAK; this is encoded by the coding sequence GTGAATAACAAACTCAAGCTATATGGATTTAATAATCTAACCAAAACCTTAAGTTTCAATATCTATGATATTAGCTATGCCAAAACGCTTGAAGACCAACAAGCTTATATTCGCTACATTGATGAAGTTTATGATGCTGAACGGCTTACTCAAATCCTAACAGAGGTTGTTGATATCATTGGTGCTAATATACTTAACATTGCTCGGCAAGATTATGATCCACAAGGTGCTAGCGTCACTATTTTAATATCAGAACAACCTATTACCCACACCGATATTGACTATGACACAGAATCCCCAGGCCCTTTACGTGATACGATTCTAGCACATTTAGATAAAAGTCATATAACAGTTCACACATACCCAGAGATGCACCCTGATAATGGCATTGCAACATTTCGTGTAGATATAGATGTATCAACTTGCGGTGTTATCTCACCATTAAAAGCACTTAATTATCTAATACACCAATTCGACTCTGATATCGTGACCGTAGATTACCGTGTACGTGGTTTTACTCGTGACATTGAAGGGAAAAAACTATTTATTGATCACGAAATTAACTCCATACAAAACTTCTTATCTGAGGATACAAAACAAGATTATCAGATGATGGATGTTAATGTGTATCAAGAAAACTTGTTTCATACAAAAATGCTATTAAAAGATTTTGTGCTTGATAACTATTTATTTGGTCATGCAACCAATAACTTATCAATAGAACAACGCGAAGAAGTTAGCACCAATCTACATCAAGAAATGTTAGAAATTTTTTATGGTAGAAATATTCCCAAACCAGCCAAATAG
- the coq7 gene encoding 2-polyprenyl-3-methyl-6-methoxy-1,4-benzoquinone monooxygenase, which translates to MPNQRHYTPADKLLMQVNSALRTLLPFSGSPYRASPAKTYFEGEMSEQEERHVAGLMRINHTGEVCAQALYQGQALTAKLPEVRDAMEKAAQEEIDHLAWCEERVRELGQRPSVLNPLFYGLSFGMGAVAGLISDRLSLGFVAAVEDQVCKHLDEHLKQLPIADEKSRVILEQMRIDEEKHSTTATSAGGLKFPKPIKVGMTLLSKVMTKTTYHI; encoded by the coding sequence ATGCCAAACCAGCGTCATTATACCCCAGCAGACAAACTATTAATGCAGGTTAATTCTGCCTTACGCACATTATTACCCTTTTCTGGTTCACCTTATCGTGCATCACCTGCTAAAACTTATTTTGAGGGTGAAATGAGTGAGCAAGAAGAAAGGCACGTTGCGGGGCTTATGCGTATTAATCATACAGGCGAAGTCTGCGCACAAGCGCTGTACCAAGGTCAGGCACTAACGGCTAAGCTTCCTGAAGTTAGAGATGCAATGGAAAAAGCAGCTCAAGAAGAAATAGATCATCTAGCATGGTGTGAAGAAAGAGTACGGGAGTTAGGCCAACGCCCCAGTGTGTTAAACCCACTCTTTTATGGATTATCTTTTGGAATGGGTGCAGTAGCAGGTTTAATCAGTGATCGGCTAAGTTTAGGATTTGTTGCTGCTGTTGAAGATCAAGTATGTAAACACCTAGATGAACACTTAAAACAGCTTCCCATTGCCGATGAAAAGTCTCGAGTTATTCTAGAGCAAATGCGTATTGATGAAGAAAAACATTCAACAACGGCTACTTCAGCGGGTGGTTTAAAATTCCCTAAGCCGATCAAAGTTGGGATGACTCTTCTCTCTAAGGTAATGACGAAGACAACGTACCATATTTAG
- a CDS encoding sensor histidine kinase, producing the protein MHHRQPLKKRIVIAFFLMTLVVAGVSSIGIFFIVHELEEHFVSQGLSDNLQEIINNQMSRERIMRLNQDTDFYTTNAQVHYPIPEQFKEVKPGFSEILLRNGNAYYIYKRSIGHQDYLIVKNQTEFEKREQILLLVVFLWFIVSLVFAYVLGKLLANRILAPVIKLAKQVSQISLSQNKQQIINFDKQYADDEIGQLATTFARAFADLHQALERERLFTSDVSHELRTSLMVITTGCELLLLDRDKLSSKQYQQIQRINTANQDMQELVQTFLMLARKENSQIVGDQVTLITLAEDQRDIWLPKFQEKNINFSLDIKSTNMRTYNKILLKTVMSNLLRNAWHYTEEGMVRLIVDGDMFWVEDTGVGVPADKQQAIFQAFVRGSNRGEGLGLGLSLVKRICTHESWQVSVDSTDESGSVFYVYLN; encoded by the coding sequence ATGCATCATAGGCAACCACTAAAAAAACGCATTGTTATTGCTTTCTTTTTGATGACGTTGGTGGTTGCTGGTGTATCATCGATTGGTATTTTTTTTATTGTACATGAATTAGAAGAGCATTTTGTTTCACAAGGATTAAGCGATAATTTACAAGAGATTATAAATAACCAAATGTCTCGTGAAAGAATAATGCGACTTAATCAAGACACTGATTTTTATACAACAAATGCGCAGGTACACTATCCTATTCCTGAACAGTTCAAAGAAGTTAAACCAGGATTCTCAGAAATTTTACTAAGAAATGGCAATGCTTATTATATTTATAAAAGATCAATTGGACATCAAGATTATTTAATTGTAAAGAATCAAACAGAATTTGAAAAACGAGAGCAAATATTACTATTGGTTGTTTTTTTATGGTTTATTGTCTCATTGGTCTTTGCCTATGTTTTGGGTAAGTTATTAGCAAATCGTATTCTTGCTCCCGTTATTAAGTTAGCAAAGCAAGTCAGTCAAATTAGCTTATCTCAAAATAAGCAACAAATAATTAATTTTGATAAACAATATGCGGATGATGAAATAGGCCAGTTAGCCACTACATTTGCTCGTGCATTTGCTGATCTTCATCAAGCTCTAGAAAGGGAGCGGTTATTTACAAGCGATGTAAGTCATGAGTTAAGAACCTCATTAATGGTTATTACAACAGGCTGTGAGTTACTTTTGTTAGACAGAGATAAGTTATCTAGTAAGCAGTATCAACAGATACAAAGAATAAATACTGCTAATCAAGACATGCAAGAACTTGTTCAAACGTTTTTAATGCTAGCACGTAAAGAAAATAGTCAGATTGTGGGCGATCAAGTTACTTTAATAACATTAGCAGAAGATCAAAGAGATATATGGTTACCAAAGTTTCAAGAAAAAAACATAAATTTTTCTTTAGACATTAAATCGACCAATATGAGAACCTATAATAAGATATTGTTAAAAACAGTAATGTCTAACTTATTACGTAATGCTTGGCATTATACAGAAGAGGGTATGGTTCGGTTAATTGTCGATGGTGATATGTTTTGGGTAGAAGATACGGGTGTTGGTGTTCCAGCAGATAAGCAACAAGCGATCTTTCAGGCATTTGTTCGAGGCTCTAATCGAGGGGAAGGTTTAGGTTTAGGGCTTTCATTAGTAAAAAGAATATGTACACACGAGAGCTGGCAGGTGAGTGTCGACTCAACCGATGAGAGCGGAAGTGTATTTTATGTCTATTTAAATTAG
- a CDS encoding histidine triad nucleotide-binding protein, whose amino-acid sequence MDDCLFCKIIRGDIPSKRIYEDDRVYAFYDIDPKAPVHFLVIPKKHIATLNDLAESDEALTGHMLFTAQRIANSLGCEQGFRVVMNCNDMGGQTVYHIHMHVLGQRQLDWPPG is encoded by the coding sequence ATGGATGATTGCTTATTTTGTAAAATAATAAGAGGAGACATTCCCTCTAAACGCATCTATGAGGATGATAGAGTTTACGCGTTTTATGATATTGACCCTAAAGCACCTGTACACTTCTTAGTTATTCCTAAAAAGCATATTGCAACATTGAATGATTTAGCAGAAAGTGATGAGGCATTAACTGGTCATATGTTGTTTACAGCACAACGCATTGCTAACTCGTTAGGTTGTGAGCAGGGCTTTAGAGTTGTAATGAATTGCAATGACATGGGCGGACAAACGGTCTATCATATCCATATGCATGTGCTTGGCCAAAGACAATTAGATTGGCCACCCGGTTAA
- the waaA gene encoding lipid IV(A) 3-deoxy-D-manno-octulosonic acid transferase: protein MNRFIYSVLFYIALPLIVSRLLWRSRKAPAYKQRIKERFALGLSNIKPNGIWIHAVSVGESIAAAPMINELLKRHAHLPITITCMTPTGSERIKSLFGERVQHCYMPYDTPTIAKRFLRKLQPQLAIIMETELWPNHIYYCQKLGIPVVLANARLSERSAKGYAKFPKVTRPMFQAISWIAVQSKAEADRFVALGANPENISVIGSIKFDINIDSDLIRKAMELRKKWQSDKRPTWIAASTHAGEDEIVLEVHRQLLAQYPDALLILVPRHPERFDEVSGLASKYFPTITRSSHELVNHHTQVLVGDTMGELLFLYALADIAFVGGSLVDKGGHNVLEPVALNKPVICGPSLYNFQEITDQLQDKQAIAIIHNSQELFLQLNRLFDNPNLVEKMIQGGHQIMQHNQGALDRLLQGADNLLNEE from the coding sequence ATGAATCGTTTTATTTACAGTGTATTATTTTATATCGCTCTACCTTTGATTGTGAGTAGATTACTTTGGCGTTCACGTAAAGCCCCCGCTTATAAGCAACGTATAAAAGAGCGTTTTGCATTAGGATTGTCAAATATCAAACCCAATGGGATTTGGATTCACGCTGTTTCTGTGGGTGAGAGTATTGCAGCAGCCCCTATGATTAATGAGTTACTAAAAAGACATGCACACCTTCCAATTACCATTACGTGTATGACTCCGACGGGGTCAGAGCGAATTAAATCGTTATTTGGTGAGCGCGTACAGCATTGCTATATGCCTTATGATACCCCTACTATTGCTAAGCGCTTTTTACGCAAACTACAGCCACAATTAGCGATTATTATGGAGACGGAACTTTGGCCAAATCATATCTATTATTGCCAAAAATTGGGGATTCCTGTTGTTTTAGCCAATGCAAGGTTGTCAGAGCGTTCAGCAAAGGGATATGCTAAATTCCCTAAAGTTACAAGACCTATGTTTCAAGCGATAAGTTGGATTGCTGTGCAGTCAAAAGCAGAGGCTGATCGGTTTGTCGCATTGGGGGCTAACCCAGAGAATATTTCTGTCATTGGTTCTATTAAGTTTGATATTAATATTGATTCGGATTTAATTAGAAAGGCGATGGAGTTAAGAAAAAAATGGCAGAGTGATAAAAGACCAACGTGGATCGCTGCGAGTACTCATGCTGGTGAAGATGAGATTGTGTTAGAAGTACATCGACAATTATTAGCACAATATCCCGATGCCTTACTTATCTTGGTTCCTCGTCACCCTGAACGTTTCGATGAGGTTTCCGGGCTAGCTTCAAAATATTTCCCTACGATTACTCGCTCATCCCATGAGTTGGTTAATCACCATACTCAAGTGTTAGTGGGTGATACAATGGGGGAGCTATTATTTTTATATGCGCTGGCTGATATCGCTTTTGTTGGTGGAAGTTTAGTTGATAAGGGCGGGCATAATGTATTAGAGCCTGTGGCATTAAATAAACCTGTTATCTGTGGTCCATCTCTCTATAATTTTCAAGAAATTACCGACCAGTTACAGGATAAGCAAGCAATTGCTATTATTCATAATTCTCAAGAATTATTTTTACAGCTGAATAGATTATTTGATAATCCCAATTTGGTAGAAAAAATGATCCAAGGAGGTCACCAAATTATGCAGCATAACCAAGGAGCCTTAGACAGACTTCTTCAAGGTGCTGATAATTTGTTAAATGAGGAATAA
- a CDS encoding VWA domain-containing protein, whose translation MGRVYNKLAAMCMLLTCATVVQADDAEIFFNKELQHVNPNVIFLLDTSGSMAFNLNNDNSALNNPNRMDSLKDALTAILTDKSITDIRVGVISFSSYLSFIQDIEEIDKVTNESNDKITITKNGSTTTLSQKIIDNANGYASTASNSRLTLPPANVGKTVSSIYPSGAGYLAYRFDNILLNQSSNADTLVKSAKLRIFTRYNGRTSINLYVDPSISPDFLTTTPGFLYNKIRGLSGISCSKTNSYYECPVTDIIKDKIKNSSWTDGAAINFYVKTTASTDSLYISTDTSSQYSPELVIEVDNSLIAENKRTYRDQILEKALTLKEVGGTNTVLALQTMSNYISGIAKKGSQTQGPYHNTQTQFGKEIPSPIEEGCQLTHVILMSDGAPQANRNGYVDSSYYWNSEAAKYMGYSNYNNCRIITGLDKDNNPQTIKETYNTLPSSTGAPNSEACGRAIASWMANIDQTKNTNGANYIRTHTIGFALSNNAKATNFLKEVADYGQGTSKAATNTNELVQAFKDIITDVRATDSPSASGRVTLSAQSRYKQRNEVFYALYASNAYNYWPGNMKGFLLKYIDVTLSDNTKAQRPILVGKDGTTPAMGTDGAIINTVSSFWANSTSDGGTVDKGGVRGMLNRDYTKRPQFTSKSGPLIPLNADNVTATDLDLTGSNAEARKLGLLEFIKGNTYKEGGGGAAPTATPPKIGDSARSGVTLATYGCAQGNSVKLVDCGTLSQTALLASNDGFFRGYDTATGEVLYEYMPQEMLPLINKLEAASIVNYDKPRFYGLDGNVVIYHNDINQNDYIDNQEKAYAYVVSGRGGPYIYAFDISSKDSIKNVWKIKGGEGNFSRLGYTWSVPVLGNIKINGSVTPVLVFGGGYDKKPNEDDPYSTRTATKGNAVYIVNAINGELIQSFTNNMNYSVPSSVALVTDDSSDHLITDIVFGDTGGQVWRFIVNNTAQSSTYSGGMVATLGSDGSDSRKFFQTPSIYQYKDGTQEMISINIGSGFRNHPLSTDINDKIYSLRFPKSSNGTKGVLTEADLAVATVDYNSNLSVNNTLTGSLEHGFMISLQQGGEKVITDGLAEFGRLVFNTYVPVPTDKVTCKPRVGLQRTYVYDLITGESLLQSAYLESNVSALPADVTYYCKGDYCTIVPSTDILSEKKLPAGKDGGDSPLLTNVSGKADPSKYVKTGSTDLFDISPN comes from the coding sequence ATGGGTAGAGTTTACAATAAATTAGCAGCTATGTGTATGCTACTTACTTGTGCAACTGTTGTACAGGCGGATGATGCTGAAATATTTTTTAATAAAGAATTGCAGCATGTAAATCCTAATGTAATTTTCTTGTTAGATACATCGGGGTCAATGGCGTTTAATCTTAACAATGATAACAGTGCGTTAAATAATCCTAATCGAATGGACTCTTTGAAAGATGCATTAACTGCAATCTTAACGGATAAATCCATTACGGATATTCGAGTAGGTGTTATTTCTTTCTCGTCTTATTTGAGTTTTATTCAAGATATTGAAGAGATAGACAAAGTAACTAATGAGAGTAATGATAAAATAACAATAACTAAGAATGGTTCAACCACAACACTTAGTCAAAAAATTATTGATAATGCTAATGGTTATGCTTCTACAGCTTCAAATAGTCGTTTGACTTTACCTCCGGCAAATGTGGGGAAAACAGTTAGTTCTATTTATCCGTCTGGGGCAGGTTATTTGGCTTATCGGTTTGATAATATTCTTTTAAACCAATCAAGTAATGCAGATACTCTTGTTAAAAGTGCTAAATTACGTATTTTTACTAGATATAATGGAAGAACTTCTATTAATTTATATGTTGATCCTAGTATTTCACCTGATTTTTTAACAACTACTCCAGGATTTTTATACAATAAGATTAGAGGGTTAAGTGGTATCTCATGTTCTAAAACAAATAGTTACTACGAGTGCCCTGTAACTGATATTATTAAAGACAAGATAAAAAATTCTTCTTGGACAGATGGAGCGGCGATTAATTTTTATGTAAAAACAACAGCAAGCACAGATAGCTTGTATATAAGTACTGATACAAGTTCACAATATTCTCCAGAATTAGTCATTGAAGTTGATAATAGCTTGATCGCTGAGAATAAAAGAACTTACCGTGATCAAATATTGGAAAAAGCATTAACGCTAAAAGAGGTCGGCGGAACTAATACCGTTCTTGCTTTGCAAACAATGTCTAACTATATCAGTGGCATTGCTAAGAAGGGTTCTCAGACCCAAGGTCCCTATCACAATACACAAACTCAGTTTGGTAAAGAAATACCTAGCCCCATTGAGGAGGGCTGTCAATTAACTCATGTTATTTTAATGTCAGATGGTGCGCCACAGGCAAATAGAAATGGCTACGTAGACTCCAGTTATTATTGGAACTCTGAAGCTGCTAAGTATATGGGATATAGCAATTATAATAATTGTAGAATTATTACAGGGCTTGATAAAGATAACAATCCACAAACTATTAAAGAGACATACAATACATTACCGTCAAGTACAGGTGCTCCTAATAGTGAAGCTTGTGGACGTGCAATCGCATCATGGATGGCCAATATAGATCAGACTAAGAATACTAATGGTGCTAACTATATTCGAACTCATACCATTGGTTTTGCGCTCTCTAACAATGCTAAAGCAACCAACTTTTTGAAAGAGGTTGCAGATTATGGGCAAGGGACAAGTAAAGCGGCGACTAATACAAATGAGTTAGTACAGGCTTTTAAAGATATTATTACTGATGTAAGGGCAACAGATAGTCCATCAGCTAGCGGTCGTGTTACATTGAGTGCTCAGAGTCGTTATAAACAACGTAATGAAGTTTTTTATGCATTATACGCATCAAATGCTTATAATTATTGGCCAGGTAATATGAAGGGCTTCTTGTTGAAGTATATTGACGTAACATTGTCAGACAATACAAAAGCACAACGTCCAATTCTTGTAGGTAAAGATGGGACAACGCCTGCGATGGGAACAGACGGTGCTATTATTAATACTGTTTCCAGTTTTTGGGCAAACTCAACTTCTGACGGTGGTACTGTTGATAAAGGTGGGGTGAGGGGTATGCTTAATAGAGACTATACAAAGCGCCCTCAGTTTACTTCAAAGTCCGGGCCACTAATTCCATTGAATGCTGATAATGTGACAGCCACGGATTTGGATTTGACTGGTAGTAATGCCGAAGCAAGAAAGCTAGGATTATTAGAGTTTATAAAAGGTAACACATATAAAGAAGGCGGCGGCGGTGCTGCCCCTACAGCAACACCTCCTAAAATTGGTGATTCAGCACGTAGTGGTGTTACATTAGCGACCTATGGTTGTGCTCAAGGCAATTCTGTGAAGCTTGTCGACTGTGGAACTTTAAGTCAGACAGCATTGCTTGCCAGTAATGATGGTTTTTTCCGTGGTTATGATACCGCAACAGGAGAGGTACTGTATGAGTATATGCCTCAAGAAATGTTACCTTTAATTAATAAATTGGAAGCAGCTTCAATTGTTAACTATGATAAACCTCGTTTTTATGGGTTAGACGGTAATGTGGTTATATACCACAATGATATTAATCAGAATGATTATATCGATAATCAAGAAAAGGCCTATGCTTATGTTGTCTCCGGGCGGGGTGGACCTTATATCTATGCATTCGACATTTCTTCAAAAGATTCAATCAAGAATGTGTGGAAAATTAAGGGTGGAGAGGGTAACTTCTCTCGTTTAGGATATACATGGTCAGTGCCTGTTTTGGGTAATATCAAAATCAATGGGAGTGTTACACCCGTTTTAGTATTTGGTGGTGGTTATGATAAGAAACCAAATGAGGATGATCCTTATTCTACAAGAACTGCAACGAAAGGAAATGCAGTATATATTGTTAACGCGATAAACGGTGAGTTGATTCAATCGTTCACAAATAATATGAATTACAGTGTTCCAAGCTCTGTCGCGTTAGTAACTGATGACTCATCAGACCACCTAATCACAGATATTGTTTTTGGTGACACAGGGGGACAAGTATGGCGATTTATCGTTAATAATACTGCTCAATCTAGTACTTATTCTGGTGGGATGGTTGCTACTTTAGGTTCTGATGGAAGCGATTCACGTAAGTTCTTTCAAACGCCATCTATTTATCAATATAAAGATGGTACTCAAGAAATGATATCTATTAATATTGGATCTGGATTTAGAAATCACCCATTATCAACGGATATTAATGATAAAATTTACTCTTTGCGCTTTCCAAAATCAAGCAATGGAACAAAAGGAGTTTTGACAGAAGCTGACCTTGCTGTGGCTACAGTCGACTATAATAGTAACCTAAGTGTAAATAATACTTTAACGGGATCTTTAGAGCATGGCTTTATGATTAGTCTTCAACAAGGCGGGGAAAAAGTTATTACTGATGGGTTAGCTGAGTTTGGCCGATTAGTTTTTAATACGTATGTTCCAGTTCCTACTGATAAAGTAACGTGCAAGCCTCGTGTTGGTTTACAACGTACCTATGTGTATGACTTAATCACAGGCGAGTCATTATTGCAATCTGCTTATTTGGAGTCGAATGTTTCTGCATTACCTGCTGATGTTACTTATTATTGCAAAGGCGATTATTGCACGATTGTACCTTCGACAGATATTCTTTCTGAGAAAAAACTACCCGCCGGAAAAGATGGCGGTGATTCACCATTATTGACCAATGTTTCGGGTAAAGCTGATCCTAGCAAGTATGTAAAAACAGGTTCAACCGATTTATTTGATATTTCGCCTAATTAG